A region from the Lolium perenne isolate Kyuss_39 chromosome 4, Kyuss_2.0, whole genome shotgun sequence genome encodes:
- the LOC127296333 gene encoding type IV inositol polyphosphate 5-phosphatase 9 produces MLENQNQAEVLWPRLVANKLFRKPSGSHAFVADFPAVAGSAEEFDGCSPDAGADAHRGIKRPRPQQRNKTLKYRLFASTWNVGGVAPPDDLDLSDWLDTRNGTYDIYVLGFQEVVPLRARNVLGADKNRIGMRWNELVRAALNRSSPSPSPGSHATGGGGEKQKVHPVRDGAAGDLGARDFRCVVSKQMVGILLTVWVRGDLRRLVRRPSVSCVGCGVMGCLGNKGAVSVRFWLRDTSFCFVCCHLASGGREGDEAHRNADATEILSRTSFPRRHPSSSSPSSSLASPQKILDHDLVILLGDLNYRISLPEAKTRLLVERQDWKSLLENDQLRGEVSSEGGAFNGWNEGAITFSPTYKYHPDSDAYYGCSQQAKKGEQKLKRRAPAWCDRVLWRGAGLRQTRYDRCESRLSDHRPVRAVFAVEVDAPWNLNSLRSFFLSERFDRARSPADGLLVLREDDHTTSSARFAEDE; encoded by the exons ATGCTGGAGAATCAGAACCAAGCCGAG GTCCTTTGGCCGAGGCTGGTGGCCAACAAGCTCTTCAGGAAGCCCTCCGGCAGCCACGCCTTCGTCGCCGACTTCCCCGCGGTCGCCGGCTCCGCGGAGGAGTTCGATGGATGCAGCCCCGACGCCGGCGCCGACGCCCACCGAGGAATCAAGCGGCCGCGACCGCAGCAGCGGAACAAGACGCTCAAGTACAG GCTGTTCGCGAGCACGTGGAACGTCGGCGGCGTTGCGCCACCGGACGACCTCGACCTGTCGGACTGGCTCGACACCAGGAACGGCACCTACGACATCTACGTCCTCGG ATTCCAGGAGGTGGTGCCGCTGAGAGCGCGGAACGTGCTCGGCGCGGACAAGAACCGCATCGGCATGCGCTGGAACGAGCTCGTGCGGGCCGCGCTGAACCGGTCATCGCCCTCGCCCTCACCGGGCTCCCACgccaccggaggaggaggagagaagcaGAAGGTGCACCCGGTCCGAGACGGCGCCGCCGGTGACCTGGGGGCACGCGACTTCCGGTGCGTGGTGAGCAAGCAGATGGTGGGCATCCTGCTCACCGTGTGGGTTCGCGGCGACCTCCGCCGCCTCGTGCGCCGCCCCAGCGTCTCCTGCGTCGGCTGCGGCGTCATGGGCTGCCTCGGCAACAAGGGCGCCGTGTCCGTCAGGTTCTGGCTGCGGGACACCAGCTTCTGCTTCGTGTGCTGCCACCTGGCCTCCGGCGGCAGGGAGGGCGACGAGGCGCACCGCAACGCCGACGCCACCGAGATCCTCTCGCGGACCAGCTTCCCGCGCCGccacccctcctcctcctctccgtcGTCGTCGCTCGCCTCGCCCCAGAAGATCCTAGATCACGA CCTGGTGATCCTGCTTGGGGACCTCAACTACAGGATCTCCCTGCCGGAGGCCAAGACGAGGTTGCTGGTGGAGAGGCAGGACTGGAAGTCACTGCTGGAAAACGACCAG CTGCGAGGCGAGGTATCATCCGAAGGTGGAGCGTTCAACGGCTGGAACGAGGGGGCGATCACATTCTCGCCGACGTACAAGTACCACCCGGACTCCGACGCCTACTACGGCTGCTCCCAGCAGGCCAAGAAGGGCGAGCAGAAGCTCAAGCGCCGCGCGCCGGCGTGGTGCGACCGCGTCCTGTGGCGCGGCGCGGGGCTCAGGCAGACCCGGTACGACCGGTGCGAGTCGCGGCTGTCGGACCACCGCCCCGTGCGCGCCGTCTTCGCCGTCGAGGTGGACGCGCCCTGGAACCTCAACTCcctccggagcttcttcctctccGAGCGGTTCGACAGGGCCAGGAGCCCAGCCGATGGCCTTCTCGTGCTCCGAGAGGACGACCACACGACGAGCAGCGCTAGATTCGCCGAGGACGAATGA